The Naumovozyma castellii chromosome 4, complete genome genome contains a region encoding:
- the MDM12 gene encoding ERMES complex subunit MDM12 (ancestral locus Anc_6.37), producing MSFNINWSEIGSDASISEAVKDHLSSYLQNVSLPSFVNNLKITDFSFGAIAPTIILKEITDPLPDFYESVNEGLVEGDEGWTIPSPSDTQFLIEVEYKGDLFVTMSGELVLNYPSQEFIKLPIKLAVTNIGFHSLCLVAYLAKQIFVSILCDVSDPILDEQNSEPLLDPNGTFMAPKKPFERISIIRSMNIDTEIGQQYQGEGSTLKNVGKLEQFLLEKFKDLLRKEIAWPSWINLDLSGDNNEEESIGGEEEEGTGDEIQSDGGSDETSIS from the coding sequence ATGTCATTCAATATCAATTGGAGTGAAATAGGCAGTGATGCTAGCATTAGTGAGGCTGTCAAAGATCATTTGAGCTCATACCTACAGAATGTCTCACTCCCGAGCTTTGTTAACAACTTGAAGATCACGGATTTTTCCTTTGGAGCCATTGCACCAACGATAATACTGAAGGAGATTACAGATCCCTTACCTGACTTCTATGAGTCTGTCAATGAGGGTTTAGTCGAAGGAGATGAGGGCTGGACGATACCTTCGCCGAGTGACACACAATTCCTCATAGAAGTGGAATATAAAGGTGATCTTTTTGTTACGATGTCTGGGGAGCTAGTATTGAATTATCCAAGTCAAGAGTTTATTAAATTGCCTATTAAACTAGCTGTAACGAATATAGGCTTCCATTCTTTGTGTTTAGTGGCATATTTGGCCAAGCAGATTTTCGTTAGTATATTATGTGATGTTAGTGACCCTATTCTAGATGAGCAGAACTCAGAACCGCTACTAGATCCGAATGGGACGTTCATGGCACCAAAGAAGccttttgaaagaatatctATCATAAGAAGTATGAACATTGACACAGAAATCGGTCAGCAATATCAAGGTGAAGGATCTACGTTGAAGAATGTGGGTAAACTAGAGCAATTTCTCttggaaaaattcaagGATTTATTAAGAAAGGAAATTGCATGGCCAAGCTGGATAAATCTTGATTTGAGTggtgataataatgaagaagagtcCATTGGGGgagaggaagaagaaggaacGGGAGATGAAATACAAAGTGATGGAGGGAGTGATGAAACTTCCATTAGTTGA
- the COQ10 gene encoding ubiquinone-binding protein COQ10 (ancestral locus Anc_6.36): MSIISVHCTLLKKVYGKSLGTVGRRNLFGLSLGSPEVKEQRYTLLKTINSPPTDVYNVVSEVSQYYKFIPYCTESFVEKRNLLDGKPTIAGLRVGFKQYDEKFVCEVSCKDLLADRDFTVEANSLSHNLFHLLYSKWTIRPHPRRPQTTEVELSLRFKFKSRLYNAVSSIFAKSVTKLVMDAFEKRVFELKRLDPLKSVSSSSSSSSRDY; the protein is encoded by the coding sequence ATGTCAATAATAAGTGTGCATTGTactttattgaagaaggtgtATGGGAAATCACTTGGAACTGTCGGTAGGCGAAACTTATTTGGTTTATCCCTAGGAAGCCCCGAGGTAAAAGAGCAACGATACACATTGCTGAAGACTATCAATTCCCCACCAACTGATGTATATAATGTAGTATCAGAAGTCTCACAGTATTACAAGTTTATTCCCTACTGTACAGAGTCATTTGTggaaaaaagaaatctttTGGATGGGAAACCAACAATTGCTGGATTAAGGGTAGGTTTTAAACAATACGATGAGAAATTTGTTTGTGAAGTAAGTTGCAAGGATCTTTTGGCTGACAGGGATTTTACAGTGGAGGCAAATTCACTTTCACAcaatttatttcatttattatattcGAAATGGACAATTAGACCACATCCCAGGAGACCGCAAACAACAGAAGTGGAATTATCATTAcgatttaaatttaaatcaaGGTTATATAATGCtgtttcatcaatatttgcCAAATCAGTGACAAAGTTAGTGATGGATGCATTTGAGAAACGAGTATTTGAGTTGAAAAGACTGGATCCTTTAAAATCTgtgtcatcatcatcatcatcatcgtcgagagattattga
- the CSI2 gene encoding Csi2p (ancestral locus Anc_6.33) encodes MMFHQRRVISIFLTAIFLMGVASSADTKTTATTTKATKTTGLPKLITTTSTTSTTSSKTTAKSTATSSGTHKSASNLPKVTSGSSTSSTVESASYSSSTISSTPITIPNTNGNHNIYHTNYTDGTVFIAFGSCLLFITLILSVVWAVLGLKAWRDERKEYQLRALEEKYQYDPFQLQNEIDDSRSNSDNDSQSDISEEYLKQKSSRMSFYSLGTASALNLLNPKANDKYSDDDTNKINSAASNFRKSMFISPTEILQQDIPFNNDSSIFDSAISTPKGEQTSTTQVIANPDNNNWGLLNDSSFQGLGLKLDSELPSSNENNQKKKNYRPPSAHLDQLLDQDSA; translated from the coding sequence ATGATGTTCCATCAAAGGAGAGTTATTTCCATCTTTCTCACAGCCATATTTCTAATGGGTGTTGCTAGTAGTGCTGATACGAAAACCACTGCCACCACAACCAAAGCAACTAAGACAACAGGTCTGCCGAAGTTGATAACTACAACTAGCACAACCAGCACAACCTCATCAAAAACCACGGCAAAGAGCACAGCAACTAGTTCCGGTACCCATAAATCTGCATCTAATTTGCCAAAGGTCACTAGTGGTAGTAGTACTTCATCCACCGTCGAATCCGCATCCTATTCGTCATCTACAATCAGCTCAACTCCAATTACAATCCCTAATACTAATGGAAACCATAACATTTACCATACAAATTATACTGACGGAACAGTCTTCATTGCATTCGGAAGCTGTTTGCTGTTTATAACGTTAATACTTTCAGTGGTGTGGGCCGTCTTAGGCCTTAAAGCATGGAGGGATGAACGTAAAGAATACCAACTAAGAGCGTTAGAGgaaaaatatcaatacGATCCTTTCcaattacaaaatgaaattgatgatagTAGAAGTAATAGTGATAACGATTCTCAAAGTGACATTTCTGAGGAGTATTTGAAACAGAAATCGTCCAGGATGTCATTTTACAGTTTAGGTACTGCCTCTGCTTTAAATCTGTTGAACCCCAAAGctaatgataaatattCTGATGATGACACAAATAAGATTAATAGTGCGGCAAGTAATTTCAGGAAATCTATGTTTATTTCGCCAACGGAAATATTACAGCAAGATATCCCATTTAATAACGACAGTAGTATTTTTGATTCCGCTATAAGTACACCAAAGGGCGAACAAACCTCAACAACTCAAGTAATTGCCAATCcagataataataattgggGCTTATTGAATGACAGCTCATTCCAAGGACTTGGGTTAAAACTTGACTCTGAACTTCCTTCTAGTAATGAAAATaaccagaagaagaagaattacaGACCTCCAAGTGCGCATTTAGATCAATTATTAGATCAAGATAGTGCTTAA